Proteins from one Shewanella pealeana ATCC 700345 genomic window:
- a CDS encoding DUF924 family protein, whose translation MNRLATEHTSAQPITPDMIIHFWFEEIEPKQWWIKDAEFDELIKQRYASLLAQAIQGELYHWRATPQGRLAEIIVLDQFSRNIYRDSAKAFAADAIALVLAQEAVAINSDSELKAKQVPFLFMPYMHSESPLVHEVAVRLFSRDAAKGNLDFELRHKAIIDQFGRYPHRNSILDRESTVEEIAFLQQPGSSF comes from the coding sequence ATGAACAGACTAGCCACAGAGCACACATCGGCGCAGCCAATTACCCCTGATATGATTATTCACTTCTGGTTTGAAGAGATTGAGCCGAAACAGTGGTGGATAAAAGACGCTGAGTTTGACGAGTTAATTAAGCAGCGTTATGCCAGCTTATTAGCACAAGCAATCCAAGGCGAGCTCTATCACTGGCGGGCTACGCCGCAAGGAAGGCTTGCCGAGATCATCGTGTTAGACCAATTCTCGCGCAACATTTACCGTGACAGCGCAAAAGCCTTTGCCGCCGATGCCATTGCACTGGTGCTTGCGCAAGAGGCTGTCGCGATTAATAGCGACTCCGAGCTAAAAGCTAAGCAGGTGCCGTTTCTGTTTATGCCCTATATGCACAGCGAATCGCCATTAGTGCATGAAGTGGCGGTTAGGCTATTTAGTCGCGATGCAGCTAAAGGTAATTTAGATTTTGAGCTCAGGCACAAGGCTATCATCGACCAGTTTGGTCGTTATCCTCACCGCAATTCCATCTTAGACCGTGAGTCTACCGTCGAAGAGATAGCTTTCTTACAGCAACCGGGCTCCAGTTTCTAA
- a CDS encoding universal stress protein, which produces MRSRQILCPTDFSDTASHALKYAIEMANLYHVGLRIVHVIEQPMGVDNYQILTVTPEELAQSMEDSAADNMKKLLTELKSELSVESVIRHGSAAEQILKEAEGSESGMIVIASHGRTGLSHFLHSNVAEAVANRAQCPVLVVK; this is translated from the coding sequence ATGCGTAGTCGTCAAATCTTATGTCCAACGGATTTTTCAGATACGGCGTCCCATGCACTAAAGTATGCGATTGAAATGGCAAATTTATACCATGTTGGCCTACGTATCGTGCATGTTATCGAGCAGCCTATGGGAGTGGATAATTATCAAATCCTTACGGTGACCCCTGAAGAGCTTGCTCAGAGTATGGAGGACTCAGCGGCTGATAATATGAAGAAGCTATTAACTGAACTCAAGAGTGAGCTCTCGGTTGAGTCTGTTATTCGCCACGGCAGCGCTGCCGAGCAGATTCTTAAAGAGGCCGAAGGCTCAGAGTCTGGAATGATAGTCATTGCCAGCCATGGTCGCACCGGGCTATCGCACTTTTTGCATTCTAACGTTGCAGAAGCCGTAGCGAATCGCGCTCAGTGCCCAGTGCTAGTGGTGAAGTAA
- a CDS encoding universal stress protein → MRTRQILCPTDFSLTASHALSYAIEMANLYGVSLRLVHVMSEPFSEHHYGIAVESVEQLDRQIETAANENLEKIEQQILQELNHGLTVKTVLRKGDVLDEILAEAEVGQIGMIVIASHGRKGIAHLLNPNIAETLANKAKCPVLVVK, encoded by the coding sequence ATGCGTACTCGACAAATTTTATGTCCAACTGATTTTTCATTGACGGCGTCTCATGCACTGAGCTATGCCATCGAGATGGCAAATCTATATGGTGTGAGCTTACGATTGGTGCATGTGATGAGTGAACCTTTTAGTGAGCATCATTATGGCATTGCAGTAGAGTCTGTGGAGCAACTTGATAGACAAATAGAGACCGCGGCCAATGAAAATCTAGAGAAAATAGAGCAGCAGATCTTGCAGGAGCTCAATCATGGCTTGACGGTGAAAACGGTACTACGCAAAGGGGATGTCTTAGATGAGATCCTTGCAGAGGCTGAGGTCGGTCAGATTGGTATGATAGTTATTGCCAGTCACGGTCGCAAAGGGATTGCGCATCTACTCAACCCTAATATTGCCGAGACCTTAGCCAATAAAGCCAAGTGTCCAGTGCTAGTCGTTAAGTAA
- a CDS encoding STAS/SEC14 domain-containing protein, with translation MSNDRHGISVGIERSGSKFYMTFVAVGKLTHEDYLYMVPMLESAIAGVEEPEINVLADISELDGWELRAAWDDLKLGVAHGKSFEKIAIVGEGRLQEWMAKMTDWFTPYDAKFFESKKEAREWLND, from the coding sequence ATGAGCAACGATAGGCATGGTATATCTGTGGGAATTGAGCGCAGTGGTAGCAAGTTTTATATGACGTTTGTTGCTGTTGGTAAGTTAACCCACGAAGATTATCTTTATATGGTTCCCATGTTGGAATCTGCGATTGCTGGGGTAGAAGAACCTGAAATTAATGTATTAGCGGATATCAGCGAGCTAGATGGTTGGGAGCTGCGCGCCGCCTGGGACGATCTTAAATTAGGCGTTGCCCACGGTAAGTCGTTCGAGAAAATAGCCATTGTAGGTGAGGGACGACTGCAAGAGTGGATGGCGAAAATGACGGACTGGTTTACCCCTTACGATGCTAAGTTTTTTGAGAGTAAAAAAGAGGCGCGCGAGTGGCTTAATGACTAA